A window from Pseudomonas frederiksbergensis encodes these proteins:
- the gabT gene encoding 4-aminobutyrate--2-oxoglutarate transaminase — protein sequence MSKTNASLMKRREAAVPRGVGQIHPIFADHAKNATVTDVEGREFIDFAGGIAVLNTGHVHPKIIAAVTEQLNKLTHTCFQVLAYEPYVEVCEKINAKVPGDFAKKTLLVTTGSEAVENSIKIARAATGRAGVIAFTGAYHGRTMMTLGLTGKVVPYSAGMGLMPGGIFRALYPNELHGVSIDDSIASIERIFKNDAEPRDIAAIIIEPVQGEGGFYVAPKEFMKRLRALCDQHGILLIADEVQTGAGRTGTFFAMEQMGVAADLTTFAKSIAGGFPLAGVCGKAEYMDAIAPGGLGGTYAGSPIACAAALAVMEVFEEEHLLDRCKAVGERLVTGLKAIQAKYPVIGEVRALGAMIAVELFVDGDSHKPNAAAVASVVAKARDKGLILLSCGTYGNVLRVLVPLTSPDEQLDKGLAIIEECFSEL from the coding sequence ACCGACGTTGAAGGTCGCGAGTTCATCGACTTCGCCGGCGGTATCGCCGTGCTGAACACCGGTCACGTGCACCCGAAAATCATCGCCGCCGTGACCGAACAGCTGAACAAGCTGACCCACACCTGCTTCCAGGTACTGGCCTACGAGCCGTACGTGGAAGTGTGCGAAAAGATCAACGCCAAGGTGCCGGGTGATTTCGCCAAGAAAACCCTGCTGGTGACCACCGGCTCCGAAGCCGTGGAAAACTCCATCAAGATCGCCCGCGCCGCCACTGGCCGTGCCGGTGTGATCGCGTTCACTGGCGCTTACCACGGTCGCACCATGATGACCTTGGGCCTGACCGGTAAAGTCGTGCCTTACTCGGCCGGCATGGGCCTGATGCCAGGCGGCATCTTCCGCGCGCTGTACCCGAACGAACTGCACGGTGTGAGCATCGACGATTCGATCGCCAGCATCGAACGGATCTTCAAGAACGACGCCGAACCGCGTGACATCGCTGCAATCATCATCGAGCCGGTTCAGGGCGAAGGCGGTTTCTACGTCGCGCCTAAAGAGTTCATGAAGCGTCTGCGCGCGCTGTGCGACCAGCACGGCATCCTGCTGATCGCTGATGAAGTACAAACCGGCGCTGGTCGTACCGGCACGTTCTTCGCCATGGAGCAGATGGGCGTTGCTGCCGACCTGACCACCTTCGCCAAATCCATCGCTGGCGGCTTCCCGTTGGCCGGTGTTTGCGGCAAGGCCGAATACATGGACGCCATTGCTCCAGGCGGCCTGGGCGGCACTTACGCCGGTAGCCCGATCGCTTGCGCCGCGGCCCTGGCCGTGATGGAAGTGTTCGAAGAAGAGCACCTGCTGGATCGCTGCAAAGCTGTCGGCGAGCGTCTGGTGACTGGCCTGAAAGCCATTCAGGCCAAGTACCCGGTGATCGGCGAAGTCCGTGCCCTGGGCGCGATGATCGCGGTCGAGCTGTTCGTTGATGGCGACAGCCACAAGCCGAACGCTGCTGCTGTGGCATCGGTTGTGGCCAAGGCGCGTGACAAGGGTCTGATCCTGCTGTCCTGCGGCACTTACGGCAACGTTCTGCGCGTGCTGGTACCACTGACTTCGCCGGACGAGCAACTGGACAAAGGTCTGGCAATCATCGAAGAGTGCTTCTCTGAGCTTTGA